From Echinicola soli, a single genomic window includes:
- the trpF gene encoding phosphoribosylanthranilate isomerase encodes MALKTFVKISTVNNLSDARYCAGMYVNLMGFNMEEGNKDYMAPEKYQELTEWLSGLEYVGEFEASHPDGILETVKNYKGLSYLQVNEEALLQMLVNTSYKLILKQEIQSLGELENLVTKAQTYQENDVLLLLESENLELNGDASNLVKEIAEKCEVLLGFGLEANTVENVLKDTGVKGIAIKGGDEIKPGLKDFDELADILEALEEED; translated from the coding sequence ATGGCCCTCAAGACATTTGTAAAGATCAGCACTGTAAACAACCTTAGTGATGCGCGATACTGTGCAGGCATGTATGTAAACCTTATGGGATTTAACATGGAGGAAGGAAATAAGGATTACATGGCTCCAGAGAAATACCAAGAACTGACAGAATGGCTATCCGGATTAGAATATGTGGGCGAATTTGAGGCTTCCCATCCCGACGGCATTTTGGAAACTGTCAAAAACTATAAGGGTCTAAGTTACCTTCAAGTAAATGAGGAGGCATTGCTGCAAATGTTGGTCAACACGTCCTATAAGCTTATCCTAAAGCAAGAAATACAATCCCTTGGTGAGTTGGAGAATCTCGTGACCAAGGCCCAGACTTATCAAGAAAATGACGTTTTGCTATTGCTCGAATCTGAGAATTTGGAACTTAATGGAGATGCAAGCAACCTGGTAAAAGAAATTGCAGAAAAATGCGAGGTCTTACTTGGTTTTGGACTAGAGGCTAACACGGTCGAAAATGTGCTCAAGGATACAGGTGTAAAAGGAATTGCCATCAAAGGAGGCGATGAGATTAAGCCTGGTCTCAAGGACTTTGATGAATTAGCAGACATTTTGGAAGCATTGGAAGAGGAAGATTAA
- a CDS encoding DM13 domain-containing protein: MKNSIFLLCILCFMCTACGTDDMEPEAMTKKDMKDDTISGEVAYLGDFMNDAHPTSGIASIGKSETSLNFTDFKTDNGPLLEVYLATDKEASDYITLGELKGIEGDFSYSIPKNVNLDKHKYVLIWCVDFSVNFGYAVLEMP; this comes from the coding sequence ATGAAAAATAGCATTTTCCTTCTCTGCATACTTTGTTTTATGTGTACTGCATGTGGTACGGATGACATGGAGCCAGAAGCCATGACTAAAAAGGACATGAAAGATGATACGATCAGTGGTGAGGTCGCCTATTTGGGTGACTTTATGAATGATGCGCATCCCACCAGCGGTATCGCTTCCATTGGGAAAAGTGAGACTTCGCTAAACTTCACGGACTTTAAAACTGATAATGGGCCGTTACTGGAAGTATACCTGGCCACTGATAAAGAAGCTTCTGATTATATCACTTTGGGTGAGTTAAAGGGCATAGAAGGGGATTTTTCGTATAGCATACCTAAAAATGTAAATTTGGACAAACATAAGTATGTGCTGATTTGGTGTGTAGACTTTTCGGTGAACTTTGGATACGCAGTACTTGAGATGCCATAA
- a CDS encoding ATP-binding protein, translated as MNELLHFLKIAICARMDFETGKVKQLQKPQMDLHLNKNEALGKFIFDNQVKNQELLLLILALVPHIDPGFFNRIIQEYFPKGGEFPEFGGVKAKNHRGIIPTGETALYILAGNDANTRKRYLSLFNTSFLFQKGIIFLEESSRNEPHWSGALVLDGEYAELFTTERISKPKLSSNFPAQLINTELEWDDLVLNSKTLNQIQEIEEWLQHEHALLHDWGMYKRLKPGYRVMFFGPPGTGKTLTAGLLGKYTKKDVYRIDLSLVTSKYIGETEKNLSSLFDKAANKDWILFFDEADAIFGKRTNVRDAHDKYANQEVSYLLQRIENHPGLVILASNFKSNIDMAFTRRFQSIIEFPLPVAAERLILWEKNIPPKAKLAKDLDLSIFAKKYELTGANIVNVIQYASLKALSKAKKELGQDDLLTGIKKELVKEGKMVN; from the coding sequence ATGAATGAATTACTCCATTTTTTAAAGATTGCCATTTGTGCCCGCATGGATTTTGAAACGGGCAAAGTCAAACAGCTCCAGAAACCACAGATGGACTTGCACCTCAATAAGAATGAAGCACTGGGCAAGTTTATATTTGACAACCAAGTCAAAAACCAAGAGTTGTTATTATTGATTTTGGCACTGGTTCCACATATAGACCCTGGTTTCTTTAATCGTATCATTCAAGAATACTTCCCAAAAGGAGGGGAGTTTCCTGAGTTTGGCGGTGTAAAAGCAAAAAACCATCGCGGAATCATTCCCACGGGGGAAACTGCGCTGTACATTCTGGCAGGCAATGACGCCAATACCCGAAAAAGATATTTATCGCTTTTCAATACATCTTTTCTATTCCAGAAAGGGATCATTTTCCTTGAAGAAAGTAGCAGAAATGAACCGCACTGGTCAGGTGCATTGGTGCTAGACGGAGAATATGCTGAATTATTTACCACTGAGCGTATCAGTAAGCCCAAATTAAGTTCCAATTTTCCAGCGCAACTGATCAATACCGAATTGGAATGGGATGATCTTGTCTTAAATTCAAAAACATTAAACCAAATTCAAGAAATAGAAGAGTGGCTCCAGCATGAGCATGCGTTACTGCATGACTGGGGAATGTACAAAAGATTGAAACCAGGTTATCGTGTGATGTTTTTTGGCCCTCCCGGTACTGGTAAAACACTTACGGCAGGCCTATTGGGAAAATACACCAAAAAGGATGTTTACAGAATTGATCTTTCACTGGTCACTTCCAAATACATCGGGGAAACAGAGAAAAACCTGTCATCCCTTTTTGACAAGGCAGCCAATAAAGATTGGATTCTGTTTTTTGATGAGGCGGATGCCATCTTTGGGAAACGAACCAATGTGCGGGATGCCCATGACAAATACGCGAACCAAGAAGTGTCCTATCTATTACAACGCATCGAAAATCATCCTGGGCTGGTGATTTTAGCGTCCAATTTCAAGAGTAATATCGACATGGCTTTTACTAGGAGATTTCAAAGTATCATTGAGTTTCCCCTTCCTGTGGCGGCAGAAAGACTTATCCTGTGGGAAAAAAATATCCCACCAAAGGCAAAGCTCGCCAAAGACCTTGATCTATCCATTTTTGCCAAAAAATATGAGCTTACCGGAGCCAATATTGTTAATGTTATCCAATATGCCAGCTTAAAAGCACTGAGCAAAGCTAAAAAGGAACTTGGTCAAGATGACCTTCTTACCGGGATAAAAAAGGAGTTGGTAAAAGAAGGTAAAATGGTGAATTGA